gattaattatattacatgGGTTTAGcagttttttaaaaactacaaaaatctctaaagaaaattaactttatcactttgttttattttcttataaatgttTCAGATCATTTGATAGTTTGACTGCAGATTTGACTAGGGCATTAGTTGATAATGTTACTTTACCGAGTGGTGTAAGAACAATTTATTCACTTGAAGGTAGAAAAGTAAgtgtttacttaattaaatatttatttttaatgcaatgtaatttaaataatttattttaatttcctttcaGATAGGAAAATTAGATGATCTGGAGGATGGACAATCATATGTGTGCAGTGGTTTTGGTGAACCTTTTAAACGGTTAGATTACGAAGCTAGTGCAGTAACGCCACAATCTTTTAGACTTAGTGGCCCTGAGTCTTTAAATGATAGTGCCAGTCCGTCACCTGCAAGAGCTAACAATAGACCGTCCCGTTACTTACTAGTATGTAATTATtctcttaattttattcaattattacctgatttttttagttttctaatattttttcttttattcccaTTAATCAATAGTGAGATGGTGGGATTGGAACCCTCAACCATGGTATCGGAAATCTGTATCTTAAAGCTGTTCATTGTTCCTTCAACAATTAACATTCAATGCATAATGATATGAAATATCAAGTTCTCCTTTCTTTAGAATGTTGCATTATGTCTTATTAGATTTTTgagtactttaaatttaactaacaatTTCTAATACCACTgtttaataatctatatatagtCTATTTATCCACTAAAGCACCTTACAACAGCTTACTGACGAATTCTTTtgattcgttttttttatctggCTTTTGATGGATTAATTGGTTACTAACATTTTGATAAAGTATTAATTAGATATTTACATTGAAACATCTTTAATACTTATCTCACACAGccattacaaaacataaaaatcaagtGGAAAACCAACCTTTAAATACGGCAGatggtttaaaaatgtatattagaaattattgaataaatttttaccaTATTTCATAGTTTAAATCCATATTTTACTGTTGCCAACATATAATTTGCAATATTCAGTGtagcatgaatttaattgttgCAATTATAACTGTGTTCTCACTCTGTTGCACTTTATGGCTTAAAATGTGCTACAGTGTTTGTATTTAGGTTTATCCATCGTTTAATATTGGATAATGTAAGACTTTAACAAGCCTATCAGTCATGAAAAATTGTACAAGTAAATAAtgcttagaaaaaaaaagtaatttttataacacaaaaaaaaagatcttaATATTAAGGACATTTTTAAGTTGTTAGTACTTGTTTTGTCTACTTAACTGTTGACAGAATAGGTTTCATATAATTTCGTACTTAGTCATATTACAGAAATACTCATTACTCTGTTATAAATTGCTGATGTCAGATGTTGCAATGTCTAATCATAGATAATAAAGATTAATGACAAACAATATGTTACTTTTCTACGCATCCTACATTCTACATAAAtgtaatcattttttaatcGGCTCTgttattgaattaattgttttttatactatGAATATTTCCATTCACTAAAATATAGTTTCcagaaacaaaaagtaattcaAATGTCTTATTAAGTTCATGAAAGAAttgttaattgtaatatatgcATTGACCACTATATTCTTCCGGAGAGGCTGTAAGCTGCAGTATGCTTGTGCTTATTTGAATTTCGCCATTTTGTCTTTGACAATAGCGATTGGCAGCGGTATTGAAAACTCAACTGCCATGTTTGTGTTAGAGGAAATTGGATCTAATGCCATGTATAATAACTTATTAGGTACTCcatgaaataacaaaacagtaaatatttattatgaaattctAATCAAGGTCAAATTTGTATTTGGAGCATTCAATATTCATTATTTGGATTGCTTCTGGTATTCAAACATTGCTTATgacacaaaacaaaaacatgatattATCATTGCACTGTTTGTTGTAatgatgttatttatattcatatttaattaaataaacatatgttaaaaaatatatatatataaaatttatttgatgatgaatgatatgaaaaaaaaaaattgtgtttcaGACAAATGGTAGTAACAATACTACTGGTAATGGGACAGCACGAGTGAGTCCTGCAGGTGACAATGTGGTCCGACCACGCATAGTAACAATTATTAGGAATGGAGTTAAGCCACGAAAGGTAttcatttattagttttttttgtacaagtgaagaaaaaaattccTCCACATTACAAAAATGAATAAACTGAGGAACGTGAAATGTTAcacaattaaagttaatatggAGAACATACGCACAAAgctatttacaattaaaaaaaactttgtctATGGACTACTCATTGTTCGAAATTCGAACTTAATCTCATTTACTTTGAATTGATCACTGGCTGACAATGTCAATAAAGTTTCAGTACTTTAATTAAGGATACAaacatgtctgtttttaataattctgtcATTACagctttataaaactttagagagctttataaaattttattatttctgatTTCTAATTAAATCTACTATAGGTATGCAGATTACTTTTAAACAAGAGGAACAGCCCGACACTGGAGCATGCGCTGGCCGCAATAACCGAATGCATAAAGTTGGACACTGGCTGTGTGCGGAAAGTGTTCACACAGTCGGGCACTGCTGTCTCCGCATTACACCACTTCTTTGAAGATGAAGATGTCTTCTTTGCCTACGGAAATGAGAGGTTATTTTGCCATCTTTGTAACTCATACATTTGTTATTGGAGAGCATTATGTTACATatgtagtttattattttcatattacatacagacgcTGTATTCTCTTTCGTCTGCTGTAATATATAGtccttttttattgatttttatttttccttcacTTTTTATAGAGTTAATCAGGAAGATTTTGAATTGGAATTCGAAGAAAGCAAAGCTGTCTTACAATGTAGAAAAACCCCAATCTCAAGAAATTCCAGGTAAACAATAACCATTCTACAATAGAAATTGCCCACGATTTCATCCGTgcggaattacaaaaaaaaactactaataaaaatagaaagaagAATAAACAAATCTGTTCAGTAGTTTCAAAGCTTGTACAatgcaaacaaataatttagctaatataggaacggctaaaatactcacgtacatatgtccggtgtcggcactgATTAGGGGccccccgatgggctcgaaactaatcggtgccgacaccggccATATGTACGTGAgagttttagccgttcctatattagTTTGTggtaatgtctcacgaaagtttgaataatttaaaaaaaaatgttaaaacatggTGTGTTTATTGAACGATCCCTTTTGATAGCTATTAATGAATTGATTTAACAGATCGGGTCCGAAGCCCCGTATGCCGGTGAAGGCGAGCGGTGCGGCGGCGGCTGCTGCAGGTGTGGGGGGCGCCGAGAGCCGGGATACTGAGCCAGCCGCTGCACAGCTGCTACCTCACCCGCTTTCTCTCAAGTACTCCGTTGGCAAAATTATTGGTAAGTACACACTAATATATACAGATAATCGTTGAATAGTTTGTTGCTATTATTAGAGTTTCCAATACTATCTGAGATAACACCAATATGATGAAAATCAAATGGGCACAAAAAACACggcttatagcctgtccagTGGAATAGATAGTGTAACGTCTGTAGGCGCCTTTTCACCCTGTTTTCTATGTTACACACTTCTGCAGAATACATTACACAAATGCGATATacattgtgatttatttttcatatatattattgttttatttttttttgtttgtatacaGTTTTTTGtagtatacattaaaaattacgcAATATAGATTCGGTAAAGTTACCAAATTGGTCTAATGAATTTGGTAATCTTTAGGTGACGGCAACTTCGCTGTTGTACGAATATGCAGAGACAAGAATACCGGAAAGGAATATGCACtgaaaataattgacaaaGCAAAATGCAAAGGCAAAGAGCATTATGTTGAAGCAGAGGTAcgaatttatacttttatcattatttataaatctaatcaaatagttaaaaattaattgaataaaatatgtaataaaatttaatataaacttatgctatatttaaataatttaaaatttcgtgAAACAATATCCATAGTCTGTAAAGACTAGTTTAGGGCCCTCCAGGGCCCTTCTTTAGGGTGAAGGACCTTAATGATGTTACTGGAATTATTTCGCATTATTATATGTGACTGTTAGCAGTTTTTATGTTTAGTTTGTGCTATATTTATCTTTagctttgtttaatttaatttgaaacaggTTCGTGTAATGAGAAAGCTATGCCATCCACGCATTGTTTCCCTTATAGAGCAACAAGACTGTCCCGAGTGGTTGTTCCTCGTTATGGAACTCGTAGGcggtatgttttatatactttcaTTATGTATTCACATCATGtcatgtataatttaatattaataatatatgtagCAATTTATTCATACactataaaaagtaaactaataaatactttaataaaataaaaatataaaaactaatctagttaggtatatttttaaatttttacgatattacattgtaagttttatataaaaaaatctttatttttatatagattttggtTCTTATGAACATGTTAGTCCTATAGCAAACTACTTGcagaaaattacaattaatagtacacgaaaaaaacaaatacatacaaTAGCTATTCTGCGGACTACATCCAAATTTCTACTTTATTCATTCTAACATATAATACATTAAAGTTTACACTTTCGTGATCACTAGAACActatattatgtacttttcAATGATCCGTTTACATACATgtttaacgatttttttattaacttctaCTTATGTACCTAATGAAAAGGATTAACATTATGTAcatttggtaatatataaaaatattgaactaTTGTACATTTGTAGGTGGCGACCTATTTGATAGCATCGCGGCCGTGTGTAAGTTCTCAGAGCCGCAGGCGCGCTTGCTCATTGGTCATCTAACATCCGCCATCGCGTATCTTCATTCACTCTACATCGTGCATCGCGACATCAAACCAGAAAACTTATtggtaacaaacatttattaacaatCATTACCACGGTTATGgccatatatttaaaatattttttttttctaactgcCCTCTCCTGAAGGCTTAACAGATTTGTAGCAATATACGTATCGTGAAATATGAATTGACCAGTGTAATACCACAacatagaagacaggcgtcaagtgatctaattttagtctccCCCTTTCCATTCCTACCCTTGTAAGGCAATGATGGGAAATAGATTTGACGTAGGTGGGGAAGCacaggaaggagaaatatcctcttcaATTACTCATGTcgatgggcagcggtcgcttcgttatttcggcgaattcttaaattgattagaaatattaaatggatataaattttatagtataaggtggcaaaggaGCAAACGGTAATCTGATTCtgctaaaatagtaaaacgACCAGATCACCAACATAATAGAAGAGGAGCCATACAGAGATCTTCTCTTTTCTGTACGTCCCTATCCCCCCCCCCAActctttcttataagaaatgaTAAGAAGAGGAATAGAATTATACTAATCATTGTCTACCATGCTTACAGCAGACTTGTCTGCCTATAAGTTGTTTCGTCTGTCACTTTAGATCTATTTCCTACTATAGAAAATGATTGTATCTACTGTTAACGTGTTAGTGGTATGAGATGACGGTGAGGTGAGTGAAATAAGAGAAGTGAAGTGGTGGGGATGTGCAGGTGGAAGTGGGTGGGGACGGCAGCATACGCGGCCTGAAGTTAGCAGACTTTGGACTGGCGGTGGAAGTACACCGGCCGCTGCACGCTGTCTGCGGCACACCCACATACGTCGCACCAGAAATACTCCTCGAAACCGGTTATGGACTAAaggtataaatgttttcagatatAATGTCGGGTCTTAAGTTCGTGTGAGtcgctgcgcagaacacaattttaggttaAGTAGGATACTGGGGGAGGGCATTGCGCAGTGCGCTGATCACCTTtggccgccaagatatttaaaaaaaattatacacataATACTTATTTACACGTAcctaacttttatttatattaatatttttgtaaagattATATACTGTACCTAAATGAAGAATTCAATATGGACACTCAGTATGACCGTTTAAAGAGAGCTTTGTGTCCATTatggattaaataatttttacctttcAGATGAATTTCCTTGTTCAAGAGTTTTAATCGAGGAAGATCAATCTACATGTGTATATGTATAATGAGTGTGGTACTGTGATGTACAGATCGACGTGTGGGCGGCGGGCGTGATCCTGTACATCCTGCTGTGCGGCTTCCCGCCGTTCTCATCTCCGGACGGTGACCAGGAGAAGCTGTTCGACGCGATCCTGTCTGCGCGGCTGGAGTTCCCCGCGCCGCACTGGGAGCGCGTCTCCGCCGGCGCCATAGACCTGGTCGCCAACATGCTGCGTCCTCAGCCCGACCTGCGCTTTGCTGCAGAGGATGTGCTCGACCACGCCTGGATGTCGGTCTGTATTCATTGATTCTTAAGAGTTTAATGACATTACATTCTTAATATTTATGCTATGTTTCgaattggaaataaaaaactttgacaAGCGTTGTTACAAGGAATTTTGCGTACTATCGGAGAATTTGACGGTGTTCCACATAAAATGTTGCAGTCGTTTGGTACACATTTAGACGACGATTTTTATTTCGATGTTTGCGGAACTCACTGCTACATCATTGGTTATTTGTAATGAAGATCGGAGTATGTCTCGTTGCAAGGAACAAGgcaatttttctgtaagtggAACGCCGTGGATTTCCGCGACAGTACTTTTAGATTACAAGTCCAACGGTCCAATCTGTTATTGTATACGTTTAATTTCAGGATGACTACGACGAGAGCTGCGACTTCCGCACGTGGTACGATGACGACTCCTCATAGCTGAGCGACCGAAGTCCCCGGGGCACGATGTCGGAGCCCTGACGACGTGGACACCACATTAATGCTATATATTATGCCACAGTACAGGCTACTGCCACGAACACAGCTCTGTATGCCTTTAACTACACCAATACCAAAGTTATTCTCTAATTTATGAATCTACCGTAGAAATTTGGTCTTTGTTCAATTTATCAAACAAATTCATGTAAAGTTGCAGTTGTCTcgctttttttactttcttccATTTTATACATCATAGTGAAATAACGAAATagtctttatttaaaaggtGCATGACAAAATGTATATGATGGTGGCTGTAAAGTATTACTTTGATAAATAACACCTTATCTTTGTTGTAAGACAACgattatttcagttatttgCAATAGGAAATGTTGAAAACATGCAATGAAAGTTCACAGATAACGTCGCgtatgtaaataattcaagACGTGTTCTGAAAATCAGCGAAATTTAGAATGAATTTTATAGTAGTGTGCAAgcttcaaaaattaataaaattatttaaaaaaaaaacaaaaaagaaaaaaaaaaacatcaaaaatttattataaattctaagTCGCCTCATTTAAAGCCgtttatttaagatttagTTTAATAGAAACACTAAACGGTTTACAATTTAGTGTgtggtaatttattttattgatttttttttattattacaaagaaaattccctaaaatgtattactataataaaattcaatggaaaagaaaaattacaacaaacatATCTAAACACTCATCTTTATAAGTCTGTAATTACAGACTTATCAAAAATAGACATGTTTGTATCGTGAAACTTTACAAAAtccatagacaataaatgaaattgtcaACCAGTGACGTctatactattataaatacgaaagatttgtttgtttgtctgtttgtttgcattgaataggttGCGAAACTAATGAAgcgaattgaaaaattatatcacCATTAGGAAGCAACACCATTTCGGGTGATAtagtctatatttattattagattttttttattccgcgctgatgaagtcgcgggcaactgctagtgtgtaaatataatttcacattGAATTTGATTATAGATACATTTATTTAGAACATTATCAAAGTAATTGTACATTACAGGggcttaaaaatactttatgcaGTGCTAATTGTTCAAAACATGAAAtatatatcaattttatagTCCCCTGGAATGTATATTTCGTAGATATAGggttaaagaaattatatggtatttataaataaaatatatatctttaagTTGCTGTAACATATGGacacttatttaattattttatattacataaactGCGTAtgcttaattaagttaatggCAGAATTGAGGATCGTAACCGTTTTTGTAACATTcccgtttaaaaaaataatattcaactgtgtctttatatttcagttaaaatataaaactctatttaattcaattttgattagttttgtaattatcacatgaaattatatacaaagtctttatatatatttaagtcgCAAAATATCGTCCATCAATGGAACAAGTAACCGTTTATATGAAACATTCAAaacaatatctttaaaaacaattggatttaaaattaaacattacgCTAAACTTCGTTAGttacaaaaaactttataatttttcaaaatataaacaaacacgTAAAAATTCTCCTCCTAATGGCCGCCATGTGTAGAAATTGAGGTTCGctgattaattatttaagcgCTTGATCGAAACAAGGTATTAATAATGCctgttaatgtaatttatatttgacaatAAATGATCTCGcatatatcattttttttaccatttctACGTGATTGAAAATCCATTGTTTGCCGCCATTTTAACAAAGCACTGATGGTGCTAAAACAGACTGACAAGAATATCTGACccggcataagtcaaacttaAAGTAGCTTTAAGGTCACTAGCGCCCCCCtttcaatatcaaaaaagtATCAAGATCCTTTTCTTACTGTATAAAGCGACAAGAACATAATCCtggcaacattaaaatagtGTCACAAGTTCTTTTTCATACTGTTATGTTAgggttttacttttatgttattttctatgAACTTTAACGTATTTTCTGACAAAATTAAttgcgatagcagcgcctcttaTAGactcagatatccttgtttaatATCTGGGTGAGTCAAAATTctcgaataaaaatatttttattattgtcataaaaaaatttttcatcgttaaatgtgataaaaaatacacttgTTACAGCTTTTGTATTAACATTTGGAGtggtataaataaacatattgtgTATAAAGCTAACATCGaaatttgatattgaattaatgaaatctgcgtttatattgtttaggtaaaaaatattaaattatatgtgaAGATAACTTTCAGATtagttaactaaatatttatatgacacactcaaaaattatttgtatgaattttgaaatccaaagatatatatacatacatagataggtctttatatgtatttttctttttataaaacactcaAAAATATCCAatcaaatgtttgttaaaacaatTCCAGATGTAATTATtgcttttctttatatttttcttatataaaaatgaaataattttccgTAACTTCAATTGATTTTTGCAATATATAGTATATGGAAATATGACAACCCATTAAATCCAGTATCCATAAAATACTTACACAATgggttgatttttttatataaactatcAGGGGCTTTCtatgtatgttaaaatttagttattgtTGAATTATTATCTACACACATAATATGAAACACGTATACACAATATACACCATTATTTCTATGAACTCCACCACTCATTTTGTATTAGTTTTTGAGATTAGTGGGAAATATCTATTTGTCAttcgttttattaatttgtatgatGCATTTAGTTTATATGATATGTGCATTTGAGCAAATGAAAGCATTAAAACTTTGTATGAaacatgtgttttatttagtca
This sequence is a window from Papilio machaon chromosome 3, ilPapMach1.1, whole genome shotgun sequence. Protein-coding genes within it:
- the LOC106720419 gene encoding serine/threonine-protein kinase GA29083; the protein is MENNLSRSGSRSSSVCELEKDLSDMKIIKSRTNPRNTVGSARKAKRIRFFRNGDKFYSGVTIPVLPERYRSFDSLTADLTRALVDNVTLPSGVRTIYSLEGRKIGKLDDLEDGQSYVCSGFGEPFKRLDYEASAVTPQSFRLSGPESLNDSASPSPARANNRPSRYLLTNGSNNTTGNGTARVSPAGDNVVRPRIVTIIRNGVKPRKVCRLLLNKRNSPTLEHALAAITECIKLDTGCVRKVFTQSGTAVSALHHFFEDEDVFFAYGNERVNQEDFELEFEESKAVLQCRKTPISRNSRSGPKPRMPVKASGAAAAAAGVGGAESRDTEPAAAQLLPHPLSLKYSVGKIIGDGNFAVVRICRDKNTGKEYALKIIDKAKCKGKEHYVEAEVRVMRKLCHPRIVSLIEQQDCPEWLFLVMELVGGGDLFDSIAAVCKFSEPQARLLIGHLTSAIAYLHSLYIVHRDIKPENLLVEVGGDGSIRGLKLADFGLAVEVHRPLHAVCGTPTYVAPEILLETGYGLKIDVWAAGVILYILLCGFPPFSSPDGDQEKLFDAILSARLEFPAPHWERVSAGAIDLVANMLRPQPDLRFAAEDVLDHAWMSDDYDESCDFRTWYDDDSS